The following proteins are encoded in a genomic region of Hydra vulgaris chromosome 05, alternate assembly HydraT2T_AEP:
- the LOC100207476 gene encoding uncharacterized protein LOC100207476 isoform X2: protein MLFVLHNSQVVIQLSKKWFSMGSTFRTLLIVAVMSFVAIALACLIVGAVGNSWWKYITINSNIGLWSITSGKNVFYRTNILKFYANLEDPRAVEKDIILTMIIIGGGFALLSIWSVLFLLCCVQNRSYWLCGSAVLLLTTFMAGGCSLAAIIFAEINFKSDWKRSEHGYSAILTWIGSGLCVIAFIFSMFTFCVTPSNEYLTHAYNLSSITYDREKGLQMDNIGYDASGMLGS, encoded by the exons agcAAAAAGTGGTTCAGTATGGGTTCAACATTTCGAACTCTTCTCATTGTAGCAGTGATGTCGTTTGTAGCAATTGCTTTAGCATGTCTGATAGTTGGTGCTGTTGGTAATTCTTGGTGGAAATATATTACTATCAATAGCAATATAGGGTTATGGAGCATCACATCTGGAAAGAACGTTTTttatagaacaaatattttaaagttttatgctaATCTGGAGGATCCAAGAGCTGTGGAAAAag atattattttaactatgatTATCATTGGAGGGGGATTTGCTCTGTTGTCTATATGGAGTGTATTGTTTTTGCTTTGTTGTGTTCAAAACAGATCATATTGGTTGTGCGGTAGCGCAGTCCTACTTCTAACTACATTTATGGCTG GAGGATGTAGTCTAGCAGCAATTATTTTTGCcgaaatcaattttaaatcgGACTGGAAACGATCAGAACATGGATACTCGGCTATTTTAACTTGGATCGGTTCAGGGTTGTGTGTAATTGCATTCATATTTTCAATGTTTACATTTTGTGTTACACCGTCAAATGAATATCTTACTCATGCCTATAATCTAAGTAGCATAACATACGATCGTGAAAAAGGATTGCAAATGGACAATATAGGTTACGACGCGTCTGGTATGCTTGGttcttaa
- the LOC100207476 gene encoding uncharacterized protein LOC100207476 isoform X1 encodes MGSTFRTLLIVAVMSFVAIALACLIVGAVGNSWWKYITINSNIGLWSITSGKNVFYRTNILKFYANLEDPRAVEKDIILTMIIIGGGFALLSIWSVLFLLCCVQNRSYWLCGSAVLLLTTFMAGGCSLAAIIFAEINFKSDWKRSEHGYSAILTWIGSGLCVIAFIFSMFTFCVTPSNEYLTHAYNLSSITYDREKGLQMDNIGYDASGMLGS; translated from the exons ATGGGTTCAACATTTCGAACTCTTCTCATTGTAGCAGTGATGTCGTTTGTAGCAATTGCTTTAGCATGTCTGATAGTTGGTGCTGTTGGTAATTCTTGGTGGAAATATATTACTATCAATAGCAATATAGGGTTATGGAGCATCACATCTGGAAAGAACGTTTTttatagaacaaatattttaaagttttatgctaATCTGGAGGATCCAAGAGCTGTGGAAAAag atattattttaactatgatTATCATTGGAGGGGGATTTGCTCTGTTGTCTATATGGAGTGTATTGTTTTTGCTTTGTTGTGTTCAAAACAGATCATATTGGTTGTGCGGTAGCGCAGTCCTACTTCTAACTACATTTATGGCTG GAGGATGTAGTCTAGCAGCAATTATTTTTGCcgaaatcaattttaaatcgGACTGGAAACGATCAGAACATGGATACTCGGCTATTTTAACTTGGATCGGTTCAGGGTTGTGTGTAATTGCATTCATATTTTCAATGTTTACATTTTGTGTTACACCGTCAAATGAATATCTTACTCATGCCTATAATCTAAGTAGCATAACATACGATCGTGAAAAAGGATTGCAAATGGACAATATAGGTTACGACGCGTCTGGTATGCTTGGttcttaa